A genomic stretch from Ovis canadensis isolate MfBH-ARS-UI-01 breed Bighorn chromosome 5, ARS-UI_OviCan_v2, whole genome shotgun sequence includes:
- the ARRDC5 gene encoding arrestin domain-containing protein 5: MTSLRPRISVTWGRGKDVSPSPQPPMSVVKSIELVLPKDAVYLAGCTIEGQVVLTLNSTLVDPIVKVELVGRGYVEWNEETGASRDYSREVICNNKADYVHKTKTFPVQDNWLSAGSHTFDFHFNLPPRLPSTFTSKIGNIFYFMQASCMGREHILAKKKIYLMVQGTSSIFHTEKSLQNPLLVEAEKKVSYSCCSQGTICLQVQMEKNTFTPGERVIFTTEVNNQTSKCIKTVIFALYAHVHYEGFTPNAERRSRVDSSELLRQEANTHITAFNTTKIVSTFHLPPVLSVSGSGSQDSEIMNTQYELVSTVHLPWSLTSVKAKVPIIITSNPVDSNQTAAGCRTRAVLPVSPDRQN; encoded by the exons ATGACCTCACTGCGGCCGAGGATCTCTGTgacatgggggagggggaaggatgtTTCTCCGTCACCCCAACCCCCCATGTCTGTGGTGAAGTCGATCGAATTAGTGCTGCCCAAAGATGCAGTCTACCTGGCCGGCTGCACCATCGAAGGACAGGTGGTCCTAACTCTGAACAGCACCCTGGTGGACCCCATCGTGAAGGTGGAGCTCGTGGGAAGAGGTTACGTGGAGTGGAATGAAGAAACTGGGGCGTCCCGCGATTATAGCAGAGAAGTTATTTGCAACAACAAGGCTGACTATGTGCACAAGACAAAGACATTCCCAGTGCAGG ATAATTGGTTAAGTGCAGGCAGCCACACCTTTGACTTCCATTTCAACTTACCTCCCAGGCTCCCTTCCACCTTCACCAGCAAAATCGGCAACATCTTTTACTTCATGCAGGCATCCTGCATGGGTCGGGAGCACATTCtagccaagaagaaaatatacttGATGGTTCAAGGCACTTCCTCGATTTTCCACACAGAAAAATCATTGCAG AACCCTCTGTTGGTGGAGGCTGAGAAGAAGGTGTCTTACAGCTGCTGCAGCCAGGGCACCATCTGCCTGCAGGTCCAGATGGAAAAGAATACCTTCACGCCGGGGGAGAGGGTCATTTTCACCACGGAAGTCAACAACCAGACCAGCAAGTGCATTAAGACGGTCATCTTCGCCCTCTATGCTCACGTGCACTACGAGGGCTTCACGCCCAACGCAGAGCGCCGCTCCAGGGTGGATAGCAGTGAGCTGCTCAGGCAGGAGGCCAACACCCACATCACGGCCTTCAACACCACCAAGATCGTCAGCACTTTCCACCTCCCGCCCGTGCTGTCCGTGAGCGGTAGCGGTTCACAGGACAGCGAGATCATGAACACCCAGTACGAGCTGGTCAGCACTGTCCACCTGCCCTGGTCCCTGACCAGTGTCAAGGCCAAGGTGCCCATCATTATCaccagcaaccccgtggactcaaACCAGACCGCTGCGGGCTGCCGGACCAGGGCGGTGTTACCCGTGAGCCCGGATCGACAGAATTAA